From a region of the Eulemur rufifrons isolate Redbay chromosome 7, OSU_ERuf_1, whole genome shotgun sequence genome:
- the LOC138385938 gene encoding uncharacterized protein: MSYYGRAVAEHPANPGAKEKSWSLGPRATRRCGKGEARPPYRRGQGVLLGNCKGPGTQRLREPSPTCRSALEPPQLPTGPDREDNTAPGAALRGCDVVCAAPSAPPTARRPGPAGDCKSHQAPRRLHRLAVAGKGGSGTKPAEGGWDRSTCGGVVNRQDRIASTGGCNFAEHQLPELNTPAFHAGSFGELWPGRLRGAGDLSLREPPAPALPGRGEVADWDPEDAAVARIWAAAWRRWPMRAVCGLDKMKCFEEGEDPEVIWRILTW, from the exons ATGTCCTACTAC GGCAGGGCCGTAGCAGAGCATCCTGCTAACCCTGGAGCCAAAGAAAAGTCCTGGAGCCTCGGGCCCAGAGCAACAAGGCGGTGTGGTAAGGGCGAGGCGAGGCCGCCCTACCGGCGGGGCCAGGGGGTGTTGCTAGGTAACTGCAAGGGGCCGGGGACTCAGCGGCTCCGGGAACCCAGCCCGACCTGCCGCAGCGCGCTAGAGCCGCCCCAGCTCCCTACAGGGCCGGACAGGGAGGACAACACGGCCCCGGGCGCGGCTCTGCGGGGCTGTGATGTAGTGTGTGCAGCCCCGTCCGCGCCGCCCACCGCTCGCAGGCCGGGCCCCGCTGGCGACTGCAAGTCCCATCAGGCTCCGCGACGCCTTCATCGCCTGGCAGTTGCCGGGAAGGGAGGGAGTGGAACGAAACCGGCTGAAGGCGGCTGGGACCGTTCAACCTGCGGCGGGGTTGTCAACAGGCAGGACCGGATCGCCAGCACTGGTGGCTGCAACTTTGCAGAGCACCAGCTTCCCGAACTAAACACGCCCGCTTTCCATGCGGGCTCCTTTGGGGAGCTGTGGCCTGGCCGGCTGCGCGGGGCCGGGGACTTGTCGCTGAGGGAGCCCCCGGCCCCCGCGCTGCCCGGGCGTGGAGAGGTCGCGGACTGGGACCCGGAGGATGCCGCGGTGGCCAGgatctgggctgcagcctggaggCGGTGGCCGATGAGGGCGGTGTGCGG ccttgataaaatgaaatgctttgaGGAAGGCGAGGATCCAGAAGTCATCTGGAGGATCCTGACCTGGTGA